A stretch of the Planktothricoides raciborskii GIHE-MW2 genome encodes the following:
- a CDS encoding N-acetylmuramoyl-L-alanine amidase: MVSENMNNVTPSLRVKAFPQTQVGKNILLKGVLPTLAGLLMLATPAEAARLQSWQFQSNQNRLSFTTAGGVQPRAQLLANPTRLVIDLPGTTIGQSPRSQYLGGAIKEIRVGQFESDTARIVVEFAEGYTVDPTQVQFDGLSASEWTVQIPTPQRIGTGGSPAPNGAANSSSNGSRGAGSTNAQTIVQNVQVSEQGIVLSTSGQLPRIEKNFAADGSWMTISIFGATLSPDFRTPNQNMSGLGVSRVQVTPGLGSAPVVRVTLDMSDRAQAWDAQVSSAGAVLLWPQGGMRPSISQGSDLSIIESVELSKNGTELVIKADRPLTYSSGWDTPMAYRITIPGAQIGSGVRLPNFSASNGVLAVEQRQDDEETVTLLVKPNPNFLIASNSIYQPSSQQIALQLQPKQSAVVTPVPGNNRDNSSYPQPITQPRQTTPSPQTRPIQQGRVVVVIDPGHGGNDTGAIGIGGLREIDVVLPISKQVRDILEQNGVQVVMTREYDQEVELEPRTQLANRVNADLFISIHANAIDMTRPDVNGIETYYFQSRSGQLLAQYIHNSILQTTGSPNRGVREARFYVLRHTQMPAVLVEVGFVTGAQDAAKLADPAYRSLMAEAIARGILQYMQRNL, encoded by the coding sequence GTGGTGTCCGAAAATATGAATAATGTCACCCCTAGCTTGCGTGTTAAGGCCTTTCCCCAGACTCAAGTGGGTAAAAATATCTTACTCAAGGGAGTCCTGCCGACCCTTGCCGGTCTATTAATGCTGGCCACCCCCGCAGAGGCGGCAAGGCTGCAATCTTGGCAGTTTCAGTCGAATCAAAACCGATTATCTTTTACGACCGCTGGTGGGGTTCAGCCCAGAGCCCAACTGTTGGCCAATCCGACTCGGTTAGTGATCGATCTGCCCGGTACAACCATTGGGCAGTCACCACGCTCTCAATACCTGGGCGGTGCCATTAAAGAAATTCGCGTGGGACAGTTTGAAAGCGACACCGCCAGAATTGTGGTGGAATTTGCTGAAGGCTATACGGTTGATCCGACTCAGGTCCAATTTGATGGACTTTCCGCGAGTGAGTGGACAGTGCAAATCCCTACGCCTCAACGGATCGGCACTGGGGGGTCACCCGCTCCCAACGGGGCTGCCAACAGTTCTTCTAACGGGTCAAGGGGCGCCGGTTCTACCAATGCTCAAACCATTGTGCAGAATGTTCAGGTGAGTGAACAAGGGATTGTGTTAAGTACCAGTGGACAACTGCCACGGATAGAAAAGAATTTCGCGGCGGATGGTTCTTGGATGACGATTAGTATATTTGGTGCTACTTTATCCCCAGATTTTCGCACTCCGAATCAGAATATGAGCGGCTTAGGGGTTAGCAGGGTGCAAGTGACTCCGGGTTTGGGTTCAGCCCCAGTGGTGCGTGTGACGTTGGATATGAGCGATCGCGCCCAAGCTTGGGATGCTCAGGTGAGTTCAGCCGGTGCGGTGCTTCTATGGCCCCAAGGCGGTATGCGACCGAGTATTAGCCAAGGCAGTGATTTAAGCATCATTGAGTCCGTTGAACTGAGCAAAAATGGTACAGAACTGGTGATTAAAGCCGATCGCCCACTGACTTATAGTAGTGGCTGGGATACGCCGATGGCTTATCGAATCACGATTCCCGGCGCTCAGATCGGTTCAGGAGTCAGACTGCCCAATTTCAGTGCCAGCAATGGGGTTTTGGCGGTGGAACAACGGCAAGACGACGAGGAAACCGTGACCCTATTGGTGAAGCCCAATCCCAACTTTTTGATTGCTTCTAATTCTATTTATCAACCGAGTAGTCAGCAGATTGCGCTGCAACTGCAACCTAAACAATCAGCGGTGGTGACACCTGTGCCAGGAAACAACCGAGATAATTCCTCCTATCCCCAGCCGATTACCCAACCCAGGCAAACTACTCCCAGTCCGCAGACTCGTCCAATTCAACAAGGACGAGTGGTGGTCGTGATCGATCCGGGACATGGGGGCAATGATACCGGGGCGATCGGCATTGGTGGACTGCGGGAAATTGATGTGGTGTTGCCCATTTCCAAACAGGTCAGGGATATCCTGGAACAAAACGGAGTTCAGGTGGTGATGACGCGGGAATATGACCAAGAAGTTGAGTTGGAACCTCGGACACAACTGGCAAATCGCGTCAATGCGGATTTGTTTATTAGTATTCATGCCAATGCGATCGATATGACTCGTCCTGATGTGAATGGCATCGAGACTTATTATTTTCAGAGTCGCAGTGGTCAATTACTGGCTCAATATATTCACAATAGTATTCTGCAAACGACTGGATCGCCCAATCGCGGCGTCCGCGAAGCCAGATTTTATGTCCTCCGACATACCCAGATGCCAGCGGTGTTGGTGGAGGTGGGCTTTGTTACAGGAGCGCAAGATGCCGCGAAATTGGCTGACCCCGCTTATCGCAGTCTGATGGCTGAGGCGATCGCTCGTGGGATTTTACAGTATATGCAACGAAATTTGTAA
- a CDS encoding cob(I)yrinic acid a,c-diamide adenosyltransferase — protein sequence MTRAGIGIRTAQVQNRIIGQIHVYDGAGKGKSQAALGVVLRSIGLGINTPDQSRVLLLRFLKGPGREYEEDAAIAALQQGFPHLIDQVRTGRAEFFGPDEITRFDRMEAQRGWDVAKGAIASGLYSVVVLDELNPLLDLGLLSVDEVVRTLQHKPEHVEIIATGRNTPAALLEIADLHSEMKPQYHPLAAEQGLSGIEIYTGAGKGKSTSALGKALQAIGKGISQDQSHRVLIMQWLKGGSGYTEDAAIAALRQSYPHLVDHQRCGGDAIVWRGKQQEIDYVEAERGWEIARAAIASGLYKTIILDELNPTVDLELLPVEPIVEALLRKPRDTEIIITGRCQNIPAYFELASIHSEVYCHKHYANQGVELKRGVDF from the coding sequence ATGACACGCGCTGGGATCGGCATTCGCACCGCTCAAGTTCAAAACCGGATTATAGGTCAAATCCATGTGTATGATGGGGCTGGCAAGGGGAAGTCTCAAGCCGCTTTGGGCGTGGTTTTACGCTCAATTGGCCTGGGAATTAATACCCCGGATCAGAGTCGAGTGCTACTGCTGCGGTTTCTGAAAGGGCCAGGGAGAGAGTACGAGGAAGATGCCGCGATCGCTGCTTTGCAACAGGGCTTTCCTCATTTGATTGACCAAGTTCGCACAGGTCGGGCAGAATTTTTTGGTCCCGATGAAATTACCCGCTTTGACCGCATGGAAGCCCAACGGGGTTGGGATGTGGCCAAGGGGGCGATCGCCTCTGGGTTGTATTCCGTGGTGGTCTTGGATGAACTGAACCCCCTGTTAGATTTGGGATTGTTGTCAGTCGATGAAGTTGTCCGCACCCTCCAGCATAAACCAGAACATGTCGAAATTATTGCCACGGGTCGCAATACCCCGGCGGCGTTACTGGAAATTGCTGATTTACATTCGGAAATGAAGCCGCAATATCATCCGTTAGCGGCGGAACAGGGGTTAAGTGGGATTGAAATTTATACCGGGGCAGGTAAGGGCAAGTCTACCAGTGCTTTGGGTAAGGCTTTGCAAGCCATTGGCAAAGGCATTTCCCAAGACCAATCTCACCGAGTGTTGATTATGCAATGGTTGAAAGGGGGCAGCGGCTACACTGAGGATGCGGCGATCGCGGCTTTGCGCCAAAGTTATCCTCATTTAGTGGATCATCAGCGTTGCGGGGGAGATGCGATTGTGTGGCGGGGAAAACAACAAGAAATCGACTATGTGGAAGCGGAACGAGGCTGGGAAATTGCTAGGGCAGCGATCGCCTCTGGTCTATATAAAACGATTATCTTGGATGAACTAAATCCTACGGTGGATTTAGAATTACTCCCGGTTGAACCCATTGTGGAAGCCCTCTTACGCAAACCACGGGATACGGAAATTATTATTACAGGTCGTTGTCAAAATATCCCCGCTTATTTTGAATTGGCCAGCATTCACTCAGAAGTTTACTGCCATAAGCATTATGCTAACCAAGGGGTTGAGTTAAAGCGGGGGGTAGATTTTTAA